One Mustela nigripes isolate SB6536 chromosome 5, MUSNIG.SB6536, whole genome shotgun sequence DNA segment encodes these proteins:
- the GPSM3 gene encoding G-protein-signaling modulator 3 gives MNTSTRPWRSAPPSPPPSGTRHTALGPRSASLLSLQTELLLDLVAEAQSRRLEEQRATFHIPQNPPNRAPATHRPLEDREQLYSTILSHQCQRMEAQRSEPPLPPGGQELLELLLRVQGGGRMEEQRSRPPTHTC, from the exons ATGAACACCAGCACTCGGCCTTGGCGATCTGCTCCTCCGTCCCCTCCTCCTTCAGGGACCCGTCACACAG ccctggggccccGCTCCGCCTCCCTGCTCTCCCTACAGACTGAGCTCCTTCTGGATTTGGTGGCAGAGGCCCAGTCCCGCCGCctagaggagcagagagccaccTTCCACATCCCGCAGAATCCCCCAAACAGAGCCCCAGCCACACACCGGCCTCTTGAGGACAGAGAACAGCTCTACAGCACTATCCTCAGTCACCAG TGCCAGCGGATGGAAGCCCAGCGGTCAGAGCCTCCCCTACCCCCAGGGGGACAGGAGCTCCTGGAGTTGCTGCTGAGAGTTCAGGGTGGGGGTCGAATGGAGGAGCAAAGGTCCCGGCCCCCAACACATACCTGCTGA